From one Butyricimonas faecihominis genomic stretch:
- a CDS encoding M20 family metallo-hydrolase, giving the protein MDASGAIELLKQIISIPSFSKQEDKVADLIADVLKRYRFDVHRKGNNVWSRSKNFDDAKPTLLLDAHLDTVRPNGIWDSDPFTPVVKEGKLFGLGSNDTGGSLVSMLAVFVELASGSLPCNLIFLASAEEENTGSGGIQSVFPELGRVDFALVGEPTGMCPAIAEKGLMVLDGYARGKAGHAAREEGVNAIYEAMEDIHWFRTYRFEKISELLGPVKMSVTGIEAGTLHNMVPATCHFMVDVRVNELYTNQEIFDTIRDHVRCDVIPRSFSLNSSSVSPSHPMVKRCIELGLSPYGSPTTSNQAVIPCPSLKIGPGNSARSHTANEYIRLEEIREGIKWFKSIIQYVEL; this is encoded by the coding sequence ATGGACGCGAGTGGAGCAATAGAACTTTTAAAACAAATTATATCCATCCCTTCTTTCAGTAAGCAAGAAGACAAGGTGGCTGATTTGATTGCCGATGTGTTGAAAAGATATAGGTTCGACGTGCATCGCAAAGGTAATAACGTGTGGAGTCGTTCAAAGAATTTCGATGACGCGAAGCCCACGTTATTACTCGATGCACACTTGGATACCGTGCGTCCTAACGGGATTTGGGACAGTGACCCTTTTACGCCGGTTGTGAAGGAGGGAAAGTTGTTCGGTTTGGGAAGTAATGACACGGGGGGAAGTCTTGTCTCAATGCTGGCGGTTTTTGTTGAATTGGCATCCGGGAGTTTGCCATGTAATCTGATATTCTTGGCATCCGCGGAAGAGGAGAACACGGGGAGTGGCGGGATTCAAAGCGTGTTTCCGGAGCTTGGTCGGGTTGATTTTGCCCTTGTGGGAGAGCCTACGGGAATGTGTCCGGCGATAGCGGAGAAGGGGTTGATGGTGTTGGATGGTTACGCCCGGGGAAAAGCGGGACACGCCGCAAGGGAGGAAGGAGTGAATGCTATTTATGAGGCAATGGAAGATATACATTGGTTTCGTACGTATCGGTTCGAAAAGATTTCGGAATTGTTGGGTCCGGTGAAAATGAGCGTAACGGGGATCGAGGCGGGAACCCTGCATAACATGGTTCCTGCAACTTGTCATTTCATGGTGGATGTACGGGTAAATGAACTTTACACAAACCAGGAAATATTTGATACGATCCGTGATCACGTGAGATGCGATGTGATCCCTCGCTCTTTTTCACTGAACTCATCTTCCGTTTCGCCTTCTCACCCGATGGTGAAACGATGCATCGAGTTGGGGTTATCTCCTTACGGTTCCCCGACGACATCGAATCAGGCGGTGATTCCATGCCCCTCACTGAAAATAGGCCCCGGGAATAGCGCTCGCTCGCACACGGCAAATGAATATATTCGT
- the argB gene encoding acetylglutamate kinase, which translates to MKCKVIKIGGALIEDAGLLNRLCRKFASMTSPFVIVHGGGTFAGQLAERLGIPRKMIDGRRVTDRETLEVTVMVYAGWINKTLVARLQALGVNACGLSGCDLNLVKADRREGQSIDWGYVGDVRLVRMGGLELLLQAGVVPVISPITHDGKGVLLNSNADGIAAAVAETLGMCYDVELIYCFDKKGVLTDVGDEGSVIPCLTPSLYEKYKQSGMIHSGMIPKLDNAFKSVSNGVQAVRLIHPDDLGQPDAGTRIILEKQWTRVEQ; encoded by the coding sequence ATGAAATGTAAAGTCATAAAAATCGGGGGTGCTTTGATCGAGGATGCGGGACTGCTGAACCGGTTGTGCCGGAAGTTTGCATCGATGACTTCCCCTTTTGTTATCGTGCATGGTGGCGGGACTTTTGCCGGGCAGCTCGCGGAACGATTGGGGATTCCCCGCAAAATGATTGATGGGAGACGGGTGACCGATCGGGAGACTCTGGAAGTCACGGTGATGGTTTATGCCGGGTGGATCAACAAAACGCTGGTTGCTCGTTTGCAGGCTTTGGGAGTGAATGCTTGTGGACTTTCCGGGTGCGACCTGAATCTGGTGAAAGCCGATCGGCGGGAAGGGCAGAGTATTGATTGGGGATATGTGGGGGATGTCCGACTGGTGCGTATGGGGGGGCTCGAATTATTGTTACAAGCCGGGGTGGTGCCTGTTATTTCTCCGATCACGCATGACGGGAAAGGGGTGTTGTTGAATTCGAATGCGGACGGGATCGCGGCGGCGGTGGCGGAGACGCTGGGGATGTGCTATGACGTGGAGTTGATCTATTGTTTTGATAAAAAGGGGGTGTTGACGGATGTCGGGGATGAAGGTTCCGTGATTCCTTGTCTTACCCCGTCTTTGTATGAAAAATATAAGCAAAGCGGGATGATTCATTCCGGCATGATCCCCAAGTTGGATAACGCTTTTAAATCTGTTTCTAACGGGGTGCAGGCGGTTCGGTTGATTCATCCGGATGATTTGGGCCAACCGGATGCGGGAACTAGGATAATATTGGAAAAACAATGGACGCGAGTGGAGCAATAG
- a CDS encoding aspartate aminotransferase family protein has product MFDVYNLLDIEPVKAEKAYFWDRDGNKYLDFYGGHAVISIGHSHPHYVELVTGQLNRIGFYSNAVKNHLQEELEWKLRELSGCTDYNLFLCNSGAEANENALKLSSFVTGRSKILAMHAAFHGRTSGAVAITDNPTIQAPWSRGHQVTFIDLNDVEALKRELSGEEYAAVIVEGIQGVGGIRIPTGEFLRAAREVCDQTGTLLILDEIQSGYGRSGKFFAYQHAGIEPDVITVAKGMGNGFPVAGVLICESIKAEKGMLGTTFGGNHLACAAGIAVLDVIKDEQLVENADRVGGYLMERLKVLNGVIEVRGKGLMVGVDIDIPHSIFRRRLLANQHVITGNSGKNTLRLLPPLCVTREEVDEFVARFKQVMN; this is encoded by the coding sequence ATGTTTGATGTTTATAATTTATTGGATATAGAGCCGGTCAAGGCGGAGAAAGCCTATTTCTGGGACCGTGATGGAAATAAATACCTTGATTTTTACGGGGGACACGCCGTTATTTCAATCGGACATTCGCATCCGCATTACGTGGAGTTGGTGACGGGGCAATTGAATCGTATCGGGTTTTATTCAAATGCCGTGAAGAATCATTTGCAGGAGGAGTTGGAGTGGAAATTACGGGAGCTTTCCGGTTGCACGGATTATAATTTGTTCCTTTGTAATAGCGGGGCGGAGGCTAACGAGAATGCTTTGAAACTGTCTTCTTTTGTTACGGGGCGTTCGAAAATACTGGCCATGCACGCTGCCTTTCACGGGCGTACGAGCGGGGCCGTTGCCATCACGGATAACCCGACAATACAGGCACCTTGGAGCCGGGGACATCAAGTGACATTTATCGATTTGAATGACGTGGAGGCTTTGAAACGGGAGTTGTCCGGGGAGGAATATGCGGCTGTCATCGTGGAGGGAATTCAAGGTGTCGGGGGAATCCGGATTCCGACAGGAGAGTTTCTGCGGGCGGCTCGTGAGGTTTGTGATCAGACAGGTACGTTATTGATTTTGGATGAAATCCAGTCGGGCTACGGGCGGAGCGGGAAATTCTTTGCCTATCAGCACGCGGGGATTGAGCCGGACGTGATCACTGTGGCGAAAGGAATGGGCAACGGATTCCCGGTTGCCGGAGTGCTGATTTGCGAGTCGATCAAGGCGGAGAAGGGGATGTTGGGAACGACATTCGGGGGAAATCATTTGGCTTGTGCGGCTGGGATTGCCGTGTTGGATGTGATCAAGGACGAGCAACTGGTGGAAAATGCCGATCGTGTCGGTGGGTATCTGATGGAGCGATTAAAAGTTTTGAACGGGGTGATTGAAGTTCGGGGAAAGGGATTGATGGTTGGGGTGGATATTGATATTCCTCATTCAATTTTCCGTCGTCGTTTGCTGGCGAATCAACACGTGATCACGGGGAATAGCGGGAAGAACACTTTGCGTTTATTGCCCCCGTTGTGTGTTACCCGGGAGGAAGTTGATGAGTTTGTCGCTCGGTTTAAACAAGTAATGAATTAA
- the argC gene encoding N-acetyl-gamma-glutamyl-phosphate reductase, giving the protein MIRVGIAGAAGYTAGELIRVLISHPQVELRYLQSESHRGEPVGRVHRDLIYTNLKFSDLDLTGIDVLFLCMGHGMSAQFLERHPVPASVRIIDLSHDFRLKSNAGDFIYGLPELNRERIQGAWHVANPGCFATAIELGLLPLAKSGLLPAHVSVFGITGATGAGQKPTEETHYSHRAQNLSVYKAFSHQHLAEIRETLSGQDEDVQTDIAFVPVRGCHARGIMVNAVFESERDLSEIRSVYAACYEGHPFTVMSDEPVYLKQVVNTNYCFVHIERQDRNVLVTSVIDNLLKGASGQAVQNMNLMFGLEETMGLGLKASYF; this is encoded by the coding sequence ATGATCAGAGTGGGTATTGCCGGGGCTGCCGGTTACACCGCGGGGGAATTGATCCGCGTATTAATTTCTCACCCGCAAGTGGAATTACGTTATTTACAAAGTGAATCGCACCGGGGAGAACCTGTCGGACGAGTTCATCGGGATTTGATTTACACGAATTTGAAGTTTTCCGATTTGGATTTGACGGGTATTGATGTTCTTTTCCTGTGCATGGGACACGGGATGTCGGCTCAATTTTTAGAACGGCATCCGGTTCCGGCATCTGTGCGAATCATTGATTTGAGTCATGATTTCCGGTTAAAGTCGAATGCCGGGGATTTTATTTACGGTTTGCCGGAACTGAATCGGGAGCGGATACAAGGAGCTTGGCACGTGGCGAATCCGGGATGTTTCGCGACGGCAATAGAATTGGGGTTGCTACCGTTGGCGAAGAGTGGTTTGCTGCCTGCCCACGTGTCGGTCTTCGGGATTACCGGGGCGACGGGTGCGGGACAGAAACCGACGGAAGAGACGCATTATAGCCATCGGGCGCAGAATCTTTCGGTTTACAAGGCTTTTTCTCACCAGCATTTGGCTGAAATACGGGAAACATTGTCCGGGCAGGATGAAGATGTACAGACGGATATTGCTTTTGTTCCGGTGCGTGGGTGTCATGCCCGGGGGATCATGGTAAATGCGGTTTTCGAGAGTGAACGGGATTTGTCGGAAATCCGATCTGTGTATGCTGCTTGTTACGAGGGACATCCTTTCACGGTGATGAGTGACGAACCTGTTTATTTGAAACAGGTGGTGAACACGAATTATTGTTTTGTCCATATTGAACGGCAGGATCGTAACGTGTTAGTGACTTCCGTGATTGATAACCTGTTAAAGGGGGCATCCGGACAGGCCGTGCAGAATATGAACCTGATGTTCGGATTGGAAGAAACAATGGGTTTGGGTTTGAAAGCCAGTTATTTTTAA